A region of the Marinimicrobium koreense genome:
CGAACAGGTAGGGGTGACAGCGCATGGCGCCCTGGCCGAAGATCATCAGCGAGCGGGTCAGAATGTTTGCCCCCTCAACGGTGATGGCCACCGGCACGCTCTGGTAGGGCAACGCCAGGAAGTTGCGCGGGCCGTGCTGGATGGCGCGACCACCCACCACGTCCATGCTGTGGTTGACCACCCGGCGCATCATTTCGGTGGCATGGTACTTGGCCATGGCGGTCATGACGGAAGGCGAACCGGTTTCCAGCCCTTTGGTCACCATTTGACGGAAGGCTTCCATGGTGTAGGCGCAACTGGCAATGTCCGCCGTCGCTTCCTGCACCCCTTCAAACTTGCCCACTTCGGTATTGAACTGGCGACGGATGCGGGCGTAGGCCCCCACGGTACGATAGAGCATTTCCCCGCTGGCGGTTGCCAACGCCGGCAGCGAGATGCCGCGCCCGGCACCGAGACACTCAATCAGCATCCGCCAACCCTTGCCAGCCATGGGCGCGCCACCAATGATCCAGTCCACGGGAATGAACACGTCCTGGCCTTTGATCGGACCGTTCATAAAGGGCGAGCCCGGATGGTGGCGCTTGCCGATCTCCACACCCGGATGGTTGGCGGGCAAAAGGGCACAGGTAATGCCGTAGTCGGATTTACTGGAATCACCCAGCAGGCCGTCGGGATCGTGCAGTTTGAACGCCAGGCCCACCACAGTGGCCACCGGCGCTAGGGTGATCCAGCGCTTGCTGAAAGTCAGCTTGAGACCCAGCACTTCCTGGCCTTCAAACTCGCCTTTGCAGACGATCCCCACATCGGGAATGGAGCCGGCATCGGAGCCCGCTTCCGGCCCTGTCAGGCCAAAGCAGGGGATTTCGGTCCCGTTGGCCAGCCCGGGGAGCCAGCGTTGTTTCTGTTCGTCGGTGCCGTATTTCATCAACAGCTCACCGGGGCCCAGGGAGTTGGGCACCATGGCGGTCACGGCGGTGGTGCCGGAGCGGCTGGCGATCTTGCTCATGATCCGGCTCTGGGCGTAGGGGCCAAAGTCCTTACCACCAAACTCCTTGGGAATGATCAGGCCCAGGAAGCCCTTGTCTTTCAGGAACTGCCAGGCTTCTTCCGGCAGATCTTTACGATGATGGTGGATGTCGAACTCATCGAGCATGCCGCAGAGCTCTTCCACTTCATTATCGAGGAAGCTTTGCTCTTCCTGGGTCAGCTGGGGCAAACCGATCTGCGCGAACTCGTGCCAGTCGGGCCGGCCGCTGAACAGGTCTTTTTCCCACCAGGTGGTGCCCGCCTCCAGCGCTTCGCGCTCGGTGGTGCTCATGCTCGGCATGGCTTTGCCCAGCACCTGGAACACCGGCTTGGACAACAGGGGCCGGCGCAGCGCCGGAACGTTGAGAATCAGGAGAACCGCCGCCAGTGGTACCACAAGCCACAGAGACCAGAAGGCCGGAGTCAGATACCCCAGCAGATACCAGGTCAGGGCCACCGCAGCGGAGCCCAACGGCAGCGGAATGCGCCGGTAAATGACCACACCGATAACCACCAACAGCACTACAATGGACAGCAAAACCATAACCTTCTCCCTTATTCTCCAACGTCGGGCTCGAACTCCGGCCCACACAGTCCTAACAATAGCGTAATTTGCGATCCCCTTGGGGACAATTTTGTGTCTGGCCGGGCGGGCTTACTGGCGGGGGTTCAACCCCGCCGCCAGGGCGCGCCGATAAGCCGCCAGCGCCGGCACCAGCCCCATCACCAGGGCCAGCCCCAGTATGCCCAGCATTAGATACGCGGTCTGTG
Encoded here:
- a CDS encoding acyl-CoA dehydrogenase, producing MVLLSIVVLLVVIGVVIYRRIPLPLGSAAVALTWYLLGYLTPAFWSLWLVVPLAAVLLILNVPALRRPLLSKPVFQVLGKAMPSMSTTEREALEAGTTWWEKDLFSGRPDWHEFAQIGLPQLTQEEQSFLDNEVEELCGMLDEFDIHHHRKDLPEEAWQFLKDKGFLGLIIPKEFGGKDFGPYAQSRIMSKIASRSGTTAVTAMVPNSLGPGELLMKYGTDEQKQRWLPGLANGTEIPCFGLTGPEAGSDAGSIPDVGIVCKGEFEGQEVLGLKLTFSKRWITLAPVATVVGLAFKLHDPDGLLGDSSKSDYGITCALLPANHPGVEIGKRHHPGSPFMNGPIKGQDVFIPVDWIIGGAPMAGKGWRMLIECLGAGRGISLPALATASGEMLYRTVGAYARIRRQFNTEVGKFEGVQEATADIASCAYTMEAFRQMVTKGLETGSPSVMTAMAKYHATEMMRRVVNHSMDVVGGRAIQHGPRNFLALPYQSVPVAITVEGANILTRSLMIFGQGAMRCHPYLFDELQAIQASDQEQGLKDFDKLFIRHMGHLFSNLLRVKLFGITRARFSGVPENANEFSRRWYQRINLLSAGLAVTSDMALGILGGDLKRRELLSARLGDVHSQLFIACAILKFHSAHARTDEEDAHAEYALRYALYTAQEALYDFYRNFPKRTMACALKWMVFPLGRVLTKPDDNAIRTLGGLILEDNPVRKAFRPFVYENDKADDPIGRVETTYQMLLSLEPTWSTFVRAQAKGELTGETLDERLDDAAAKGLIRNEDIARLKEYDAKRYDCLLTDAFDKL